One stretch of Enterobacter sp. RHBSTW-00994 DNA includes these proteins:
- a CDS encoding MFS transporter, whose product MLNRSSSGSRLGRQALLFPLCLVLYEFSTYIGNDMIQPGMLAVVEQYNAGIEWVPTSMTAYLAGGMFLQWLLGPLSDRIGRRPVMLTGVVWFIVTCLATLLAQNIEQFTLLRFLQGVSLCFIGAVGYAAIQESFEEAVCIKITALMANVALIAPLLGPLVGAAWVHVAPWEGMFILFTLLAAISFFGLHRAMPETATRLGEKLSLKELGRDYKEVLKNVRFVAGALATGFVSLPLLAWIAQSPVIIISGEKLSSYEYGLLQVPIFGALIMGNLVLARLTSRRTVRSLIIMGGWPIAAGLIVAAVATVASSHAYLWMTVGLSIYAFGIGLANAGLVRLTLFASEMSKGTVSAAMGMLQMLIFTVGIEVSKHAYAFGGNGLFSLFNLANGVLWVALMVVFLKDKRVGAALQP is encoded by the coding sequence ATGCTAAACCGTTCTTCTTCAGGTAGTCGTCTGGGGCGCCAGGCGTTACTTTTCCCTCTGTGTCTGGTGCTCTACGAATTTTCTACCTATATTGGCAACGATATGATTCAACCCGGAATGCTGGCTGTTGTTGAACAGTACAACGCCGGAATTGAGTGGGTTCCTACATCCATGACGGCCTACCTTGCGGGTGGGATGTTTTTACAGTGGCTGCTCGGGCCGTTGTCGGACCGCATTGGCCGTCGTCCCGTGATGCTGACGGGAGTGGTATGGTTTATCGTGACCTGCCTCGCCACGCTGTTGGCGCAAAACATCGAACAATTCACACTGCTGCGCTTCCTTCAAGGGGTGAGCCTGTGCTTCATCGGGGCGGTGGGGTATGCCGCCATTCAGGAATCCTTTGAAGAGGCGGTGTGCATCAAGATCACGGCGCTCATGGCCAATGTCGCGCTGATTGCGCCTCTGCTTGGGCCACTGGTGGGGGCCGCGTGGGTACACGTCGCGCCGTGGGAAGGGATGTTTATTCTCTTCACTCTTCTTGCGGCTATCTCCTTCTTTGGTTTGCATCGCGCCATGCCGGAAACCGCGACCCGTCTGGGCGAAAAGCTTTCGCTAAAAGAACTCGGCCGTGATTACAAAGAGGTGCTGAAAAATGTCCGCTTTGTGGCGGGGGCGCTGGCGACGGGGTTTGTCAGCCTGCCATTGCTGGCATGGATTGCCCAGTCTCCGGTCATCATTATCAGCGGCGAAAAGCTGAGCAGCTATGAATATGGCTTGCTGCAAGTCCCGATTTTTGGCGCGTTGATCATGGGCAACCTGGTGCTGGCGCGTCTGACGTCGCGGCGCACCGTGCGTTCGCTGATCATTATGGGCGGCTGGCCGATTGCGGCAGGGCTGATTGTCGCGGCGGTTGCCACGGTTGCATCGTCACATGCCTACCTGTGGATGACCGTGGGGCTGAGTATCTATGCCTTTGGTATCGGTCTTGCGAACGCTGGTCTGGTACGTCTGACCCTCTTTGCCAGCGAGATGAGCAAAGGGACGGTGTCTGCTGCGATGGGAATGCTGCAAATGCTGATTTTTACCGTCGGCATTGAGGTGAGCAAGCATGCCTATGCGTTTGGCGGTAACGGGCTTTTCAGCCTGTTTAATCTCGCCAACGGCGTGCTGTGGGTTGCCCTGATGGTGGTATTCCTGAAGGACAAACGCGTCGGGGCGGCGTTGCAGCCTTAA
- the dacC gene encoding serine-type D-Ala-D-Ala carboxypeptidase, with translation MTQKMTSLRGLAAGSALLFLFAPTLYAAEQAAPEAPPVDARAWILMDYASGKVLAEGNADEQLDPASLTKIMTSYVVGQALKAGKIKLEDQVTIGKDAWATGNPALRGSSVMFLKPGDQVSVSDLNKGVIIQSGNDACIALADYVAGSQDSFIGLMNGYAQKLGLTNTTFKTVHGLDAPGQFSTARDMALLGKALIHDVPDEYAIHKEKEFTFNKIRQPNRNRLLWSTNLNVDGMKTGTTAGAGYNLVASATQGDMRLVSVVLGTKTDRIRFNESEKLLTWGFRFFETVTPIKPDATFVTQRVWFGDKSEVNLGAGEGGSVTIPRGQLKNLKASYTITDPQLTAPLKKGQVVGTIDFQLNGKSIEQRPLMVMEAVEEGGFFSRMWDFVMMKFHGWFGSWFS, from the coding sequence ATGACGCAGAAAATGACTTCTTTGCGCGGCCTGGCAGCAGGTTCCGCGCTCCTGTTTCTTTTCGCTCCTACACTCTACGCAGCTGAGCAGGCTGCACCAGAAGCGCCTCCTGTTGACGCGCGAGCCTGGATATTAATGGATTATGCCAGCGGTAAGGTGCTGGCAGAAGGGAACGCTGACGAACAACTTGACCCCGCCAGCCTGACTAAAATTATGACCAGCTATGTGGTTGGACAGGCATTAAAAGCGGGCAAGATAAAGCTGGAAGACCAGGTGACAATTGGTAAGGATGCATGGGCGACCGGCAACCCGGCGCTGCGTGGTTCTTCCGTGATGTTTCTGAAACCCGGCGATCAGGTTTCCGTTTCTGATTTGAATAAAGGGGTGATTATTCAGTCAGGAAACGATGCCTGTATTGCACTGGCGGATTATGTCGCAGGTAGCCAGGATTCCTTCATTGGCCTGATGAATGGCTATGCGCAAAAACTGGGATTGACCAACACCACCTTTAAAACGGTTCACGGCCTGGATGCGCCAGGCCAGTTCAGTACCGCACGCGATATGGCGCTGTTAGGTAAGGCGCTGATCCACGACGTGCCGGACGAGTACGCTATCCACAAAGAGAAAGAGTTTACCTTCAACAAAATCCGCCAGCCGAACCGCAACCGTCTGCTGTGGAGCACTAACCTGAATGTCGATGGAATGAAGACCGGGACAACTGCAGGGGCGGGATATAACCTGGTCGCGTCAGCGACGCAGGGAGATATGCGTCTGGTCTCCGTTGTGCTGGGAACCAAAACCGACCGTATTCGCTTTAATGAATCGGAAAAACTGCTGACCTGGGGTTTCCGTTTCTTTGAAACCGTAACCCCGATTAAGCCGGATGCTACCTTTGTTACCCAACGCGTTTGGTTTGGTGATAAAAGCGAAGTCAATCTGGGCGCCGGGGAAGGCGGTTCAGTCACGATCCCGCGGGGTCAGTTGAAAAATCTGAAAGCCAGTTACACCATAACGGACCCTCAACTGACCGCACCGCTGAAAAAAGGCCAGGTCGTGGGGACGATCGATTTCCAGCTTAACGGCAAATCGATTGAACAACGTCCGCTGATGGTCATGGAAGCGGTAGAGGAAGGCGGTTTCTTCAGCCGGATGTGGGATTTTGTGATGATGAAATTCCACGGCTGGTTTGGCAGCTGGTTCTCATAG
- a CDS encoding glutathione S-transferase family protein: protein MITLWGRNNSTNVKKVLWALEELDLPFKQVMAGLQFGVNKEADYLAMNPNGLVPLLRDEETGATLWESNTIVRYLAAQYGQSRLWVDSPAERAQGEKWMDWANQTLSPTHRVILMGLIRTPEPERDYPAIHSAQDACETLFAMMDDELSKHKWFSGTEFGVGDIAVAPFVWNLTNMGLKWTPRPHLERWIQQLSERPAYRNVVMIPVT from the coding sequence ATGATTACGCTGTGGGGCAGGAACAATTCGACCAACGTTAAGAAAGTCCTCTGGGCTCTGGAAGAGCTGGATTTACCGTTTAAACAGGTTATGGCTGGTTTGCAGTTTGGGGTGAATAAAGAGGCCGACTATCTGGCCATGAATCCCAACGGGCTGGTTCCGCTCCTGCGCGATGAAGAGACCGGCGCAACGCTTTGGGAGTCCAATACGATCGTGCGTTATCTCGCCGCCCAGTATGGTCAAAGCCGCTTATGGGTAGATAGCCCGGCGGAACGCGCCCAGGGCGAAAAATGGATGGACTGGGCAAACCAGACGCTCTCTCCCACCCATCGTGTCATTTTGATGGGGCTAATCAGAACGCCAGAGCCAGAACGCGACTACCCCGCCATTCACTCGGCACAAGATGCCTGTGAAACGCTGTTCGCAATGATGGATGACGAGCTGTCTAAGCATAAGTGGTTCTCAGGTACGGAATTTGGTGTAGGTGATATCGCCGTAGCGCCCTTTGTCTGGAACCTGACCAATATGGGTCTGAAGTGGACCCCGCGCCCGCATCTTGAACGCTGGATCCAGCAACTCAGTGAGCGCCCGGCGTATCGCAACGTCGTGATGATCCCCGTAACCTGA
- a CDS encoding phosphatase PAP2 family protein translates to MAQTTSRSELSKLPTNKTKQLYRLPIRFYGYQLFVLIVLAVLFTWLSRDETVDRWITGFWYDATTRGFPLQQNALLDLLNHRLAKYIAIALGAVALFYGAFRRNARLVTAALLMGLGALVVGVLKSISHHSCPWDLVEYGGKAISYPLFGAIPADSGPGRCFPGGHSSSGFMVMGLFFAFWRERPRLAWFFVALGIFLGLAMGFGQVMRGAHFFSHNLWAGWWVWFSQVVAYGLVSAWFAKE, encoded by the coding sequence ATGGCACAAACCACCAGCCGTTCAGAATTATCTAAGTTACCGACAAATAAGACAAAACAACTTTACCGTTTGCCGATACGCTTTTATGGTTATCAACTTTTCGTGCTGATAGTCCTTGCTGTGCTGTTTACCTGGCTCTCTCGTGACGAAACAGTGGATCGCTGGATCACCGGCTTTTGGTATGACGCTACAACGCGGGGGTTTCCGTTGCAGCAAAACGCGCTGCTGGATCTGCTGAACCATCGATTGGCTAAATATATCGCGATTGCCCTGGGGGCGGTCGCCCTGTTTTACGGTGCATTTCGTCGTAATGCTCGACTGGTTACCGCCGCCCTGTTGATGGGGCTTGGGGCGCTGGTTGTTGGGGTGCTGAAGAGTATCAGCCACCACAGTTGTCCCTGGGATTTAGTGGAGTATGGCGGCAAGGCGATCTCTTATCCCCTGTTTGGCGCAATACCCGCTGACAGCGGTCCCGGACGCTGCTTCCCTGGCGGCCATTCGTCCAGTGGCTTTATGGTCATGGGGTTGTTTTTTGCCTTCTGGCGCGAACGTCCTCGTCTGGCCTGGTTCTTCGTCGCATTGGGCATTTTTTTAGGCCTGGCGATGGGGTTCGGGCAAGTCATGCGCGGGGCGCATTTTTTCTCTCACAACCTGTGGGCTGGGTGGTGGGTCTGGTTTTCTCAGGTGGTGGCCTATGGCCTTGTTTCCGCCTGGTTTGCTAAAGAGTGA
- a CDS encoding Cof-type HAD-IIB family hydrolase — protein sequence MSVKLIAVDMDGTFLSDAKTYNRERFLAQYTRMKQLGIRFVVASGNQYYQLISFFPEIAHEIAFVAENGGWVVNAGEDVFNGELTKTQFATVAQFLCSLQGVEVIACGKNSAYTLKSYNDALKTMAAQYYHRLEMVDNFDNLNDIFFKFGLNLPDDEIPRVQTMIHAELGDIMVPVTTGHGNIDLIIPGVHKANGLRLLQNHWGIDDSEVVAFGDSGNDVEMLRQAGFSFAMANARTQIKAVARYEAPHNNLEGVLDVIEKVLSKEAPFY from the coding sequence ATGAGCGTTAAACTGATTGCAGTCGACATGGATGGCACGTTTCTGAGCGATGCGAAGACATACAACCGCGAGCGTTTTCTGGCGCAATATACGCGCATGAAGCAACTGGGGATCCGTTTCGTGGTCGCCAGTGGCAACCAGTACTACCAGCTAATTTCGTTTTTCCCGGAGATCGCCCACGAGATCGCCTTTGTGGCAGAAAACGGCGGTTGGGTGGTCAATGCCGGAGAAGATGTGTTCAATGGCGAGCTGACGAAAACCCAGTTTGCTACCGTCGCGCAGTTTCTCTGTTCACTCCAGGGCGTTGAAGTGATCGCCTGCGGTAAAAACAGTGCCTATACCCTGAAGTCATACAACGATGCACTTAAAACGATGGCGGCGCAGTATTATCACCGTCTGGAAATGGTCGATAATTTCGATAATCTTAACGATATCTTCTTTAAATTTGGGCTAAACCTGCCCGATGATGAAATCCCCCGCGTCCAGACTATGATCCATGCTGAGCTGGGCGACATTATGGTTCCCGTCACCACCGGTCACGGCAATATTGATTTGATTATACCGGGCGTGCACAAAGCCAACGGGTTGCGCCTTCTGCAAAACCACTGGGGCATTGACGACAGCGAAGTGGTGGCCTTTGGCGACAGCGGCAACGATGTTGAAATGCTGCGCCAGGCCGGATTTAGCTTTGCGATGGCAAATGCCAGGACGCAGATTAAAGCGGTTGCGCGCTATGAAGCGCCGCACAACAATCTCGAAGGCGTGCTGGATGTGATAGAGAAAGTACTGAGCAAAGAAGCGCCGTTTTATTGA
- a CDS encoding MFS transporter has protein sequence MTLTSPRKALQLRMWALFMFFFIPGLLMASWATRTPAIRDILSVSTAEMGIVLFGLSIGSMSGILCSAWLVKRFGTRAVIRTTMCCAVFGMMVLSVALWFASPLLFALGLTVFGGSFGAAEVAINVEGAAVEREMNKTVLPMMHGFYSLGTLAGAGVGMALTAFGIAANLHILLAALVCIIPVLTGIKAIPDGTGKNSADEQKSAEKGLPFYRDMQLMLIGVVVLAMAFAEGSANDWLPLLMVDGHGFSPTSGSLIYAGFTLGMTVGRFTGGWFIDRYSRVAVVRASALLGGLGIAMIIFVDVDWIAGVSVILWGLGASLGFPLTISAASDTGPDAPTRVSVVATTGYLAFLVGPPLLGFLGEHYGLRSAMLVVLGLVIIAALVARAVAKPTAEQPTLEKGYER, from the coding sequence ATGACCTTGACCTCTCCCCGTAAAGCCCTGCAGCTGCGCATGTGGGCGCTGTTTATGTTCTTCTTTATCCCCGGGCTATTAATGGCTTCATGGGCAACCCGTACACCGGCCATCCGCGATATTTTGTCCGTATCTACCGCGGAAATGGGGATTGTGCTGTTTGGTCTGTCAATAGGCTCGATGAGCGGAATTCTCTGCTCCGCGTGGCTGGTAAAACGCTTTGGCACACGGGCTGTGATCCGTACCACCATGTGCTGCGCAGTGTTCGGGATGATGGTATTAAGCGTAGCGCTGTGGTTCGCCTCCCCGCTTCTGTTTGCCCTGGGGCTGACGGTCTTTGGTGGAAGCTTTGGTGCAGCCGAGGTTGCCATCAACGTTGAAGGTGCTGCGGTAGAACGCGAAATGAACAAAACAGTTTTGCCGATGATGCACGGCTTTTACAGCCTCGGCACACTGGCTGGCGCGGGCGTTGGGATGGCACTGACCGCGTTTGGTATCGCCGCGAATCTGCATATTTTACTGGCGGCGCTGGTCTGTATTATTCCCGTACTGACCGGGATCAAAGCCATCCCAGACGGCACGGGCAAAAACTCGGCTGATGAACAGAAATCAGCGGAGAAAGGTTTACCGTTTTACCGTGATATGCAACTGATGCTGATTGGTGTAGTGGTGCTGGCCATGGCCTTTGCTGAAGGTTCAGCCAATGACTGGCTCCCCTTGTTGATGGTAGACGGACACGGATTTAGCCCAACCTCCGGCTCGCTGATCTACGCCGGGTTTACGCTGGGTATGACCGTCGGGCGGTTTACCGGGGGCTGGTTTATCGATCGCTACAGCCGGGTGGCGGTGGTTCGCGCCAGTGCGCTGCTGGGTGGGCTAGGCATTGCGATGATCATCTTCGTCGATGTCGACTGGATTGCCGGCGTTTCGGTCATTTTGTGGGGGCTTGGTGCGTCACTCGGCTTCCCGCTGACCATCTCTGCCGCCAGCGACACTGGCCCGGATGCGCCAACGCGCGTCAGCGTGGTCGCCACCACTGGCTATCTTGCCTTTCTGGTGGGACCGCCACTGCTCGGCTTCCTGGGTGAACATTATGGATTGCGCAGTGCCATGCTGGTGGTATTGGGATTAGTAATTATTGCGGCGCTGGTCGCGCGTGCGGTAGCAAAGCCGACAGCAGAACAACCGACACTGGAGAAGGGATATGAGCGTTAA
- the deoR gene encoding DNA-binding transcriptional repressor DeoR has translation METRRDDRIAQLLQALKRSDKLHLKEAASLLGVSEMTIRRDLNSDSAPVVLLGGYIVLEPRSASHYLISDQKTRLVEEKRKAARLAASLVQPHQTLFFDCGTTTPWIIEAIDSSLPFTAVCYSLNTFLALQEKPECRVILCGGEFHASNAIFKPLNLQDTLSSLCPDIAFYSAAGVSVRQGATCFNLEELPVKHWALNAAQYHVLVVDHSKFGKVRPARMGELARFDTIVSDCRPEDDLVDHAKAQQIKLMY, from the coding sequence ATGGAAACACGACGCGATGACCGCATTGCTCAGCTGCTACAGGCGCTGAAGCGCAGTGATAAGCTGCATCTTAAAGAAGCTGCTTCCCTGCTCGGTGTCTCCGAGATGACCATTCGTCGCGACCTGAACAGCGACAGTGCCCCCGTTGTACTGCTGGGCGGGTATATCGTTCTGGAGCCACGCAGCGCCAGCCACTACCTGATAAGCGATCAAAAAACGCGTCTGGTAGAAGAAAAACGCAAAGCGGCACGTCTGGCGGCTTCCCTGGTGCAGCCTCATCAGACGCTGTTCTTTGACTGCGGAACAACAACCCCATGGATCATCGAGGCGATCGACAGCAGTTTGCCGTTTACCGCTGTTTGCTACTCGCTGAACACCTTCCTGGCGCTTCAGGAGAAACCCGAGTGTCGGGTGATCCTCTGTGGCGGTGAGTTCCACGCCAGTAACGCCATTTTCAAACCTCTTAATTTGCAGGACACACTCAGTAGTTTGTGCCCGGATATCGCCTTTTATTCTGCGGCAGGCGTGAGTGTACGGCAGGGAGCAACCTGCTTTAACCTGGAAGAACTGCCGGTGAAACACTGGGCGCTCAACGCGGCGCAATACCACGTTCTGGTGGTTGATCACAGTAAGTTTGGCAAGGTACGTCCAGCGAGAATGGGCGAGCTGGCGCGTTTTGATACGATAGTGAGTGATTGCCGCCCGGAAGATGACCTGGTCGATCACGCCAAAGCGCAGCAGATTAAGTTGATGTATTAA
- the ybjG gene encoding undecaprenyl-diphosphate phosphatase: MLEQLNYGLFYLINATPASPEWMIDVATFMAKDLISIVPALAAILWLWGPRKQVNAQRQLVIKVAMALGVSVLVSFILGHAFPHDRPFVDHVGYTFLHHAPDDSFPSDHGTVIFTFALAFLFWHRLWSGSVLMVIAAAIAWSRVYLGVHWPLDMIGGFLVGLIGCVSAAILWSLFGQALYRGLSHLYRVCFAIPIRKGWIRD, encoded by the coding sequence ATGTTAGAGCAACTGAATTACGGACTGTTTTATCTGATTAACGCCACCCCCGCGTCACCGGAATGGATGATTGATGTCGCGACCTTTATGGCAAAAGACCTCATCAGCATTGTACCGGCACTGGCTGCTATTCTCTGGCTTTGGGGTCCGCGCAAGCAGGTCAATGCCCAGCGCCAGCTGGTCATTAAAGTTGCGATGGCCCTGGGCGTAAGCGTTCTGGTCAGTTTTATTCTCGGACACGCCTTCCCTCACGATCGCCCTTTCGTCGATCACGTCGGCTATACCTTCCTGCACCATGCGCCAGATGACTCCTTCCCGAGCGACCACGGTACGGTAATCTTCACCTTTGCACTGGCCTTCCTGTTCTGGCATCGACTCTGGTCGGGCTCGGTACTGATGGTTATCGCCGCCGCCATCGCCTGGTCACGTGTCTATCTGGGCGTGCACTGGCCGCTGGATATGATCGGCGGCTTCCTTGTGGGGCTGATTGGCTGTGTCAGTGCGGCGATCCTGTGGAGCCTTTTTGGTCAAGCGCTTTACCGTGGGCTCTCACATCTTTATCGCGTTTGCTTTGCGATCCCTATCCGTAAAGGCTGGATACGTGACTAA